In one window of Arachis ipaensis cultivar K30076 chromosome B06, Araip1.1, whole genome shotgun sequence DNA:
- the LOC107605198 gene encoding amino acid permease 8 isoform X2 → MAQLGWIAGIATMIAFAVISTFTYNLVADCYRFPDPITGKRNYTYMQAVKAYLGGTMYVFCGLVQYTKLAGITVGYTITSATSLVAIKKAICFHKEGHQAYCKFSNNPFMIGFGTLQIFLSQIPNFHELTWLSTIAAITSFGYAFIASGLSLSVVISGKGQPTSITGTRIGPELSAEDKVWRVFSSLGNIALAANYSTVIYDIMDTLKSDPPENKQMKKANVMGVTAMTILFLLCSGFGYAAFGDHTPGNILTGFYEPFWLVALGNTFVVIHMIGAYQVMAQPFYRIVEMGANMVWPESDFINKEYPTKLGKIRFNFNLFRLIWRTIFVILSTILAMAMPFFNEILSLLGAIGFWPLVVFFPIQMHIRQRQVKKRTLKWCMLQLLSFMCFIVTVTAVVGSVHGISQDLHKYKVFTYRQ, encoded by the exons ATGGCGCAGCTAGGGTGGATAGCTGGTATAGCGACTATGATAGCCTTCGCAGTCATCTCCACTTTCACTTACAATCTTGTAGCAGATTGCTATAGATTTCCAGACCCCATTACTGGCAAGAGAAACTACACTTACATGCAAGCTGTCAAGGCATATTTAG GGGGAACCATGTATGTGTTTTGTGGATTGGTCCAATACACAAAGCTTGCTGGAATCACTGTGGGCTACACAATAACCTCTGCCACAAGCTTAGT AGCCATTAAGAAAGCAATTTGCTTCCACAAAGAGGGACATCAAGCTTATTGCAAGTTTTCTAATAATCCTTTCATGATTGGTTTTGGGACCTTGCAAATCTTCTTGTCCCAAATCCCAAACTTCCATGAACTAACATGGCTTTCAACCATTGCTGCTATAACCTCCTTTGGTTATGCTTTTATTGCAAGTGGGCTTTCCCTCTCGGTTGTCATCTCAG GAAAAGGACAGCCAACTAGTATAACCGGAACAAGAATAGGGCCGGAATTATCTGCAGAAGATAAAGTTTGGAGGGTTTTCAGTTCACTGGGAAACATAGCACTTGCTGCGAATTATTCCACTGTTATTTATGATATAATG GACACATTAAAATCAGATCCGCCAGAAAATAAACAGATGAAAAAAGCTAATGTGATGGGGGTCACAGCAATGACAATACTGTTCTTGCTATGCAGTGGCTTTGGCTATGCTGCTTTTGGTGATCACACACCGGGGAACATCTTAACCGGATTTTATGAACCTTTTTGGTTGGTTGCCCTTGGGAACACGTTTGTCGTGATCCACATGATTGGAGCATACCAG GTGATGGCACAACCATTCTATAGAATAGTTGAAATGGGTGCTAACATGGTATGGCCAGAATCAGATTTCATAAACAAAGAGTATCCAACCAAGTTGGGCAAAATAAGATTCAATTTCAACCTGTTTAGGCTGATTTGGAGAACAATATTTGTGATATTGTCCACAATTCTTGCCATGGCAATGCCATTTTTCAATGAAATTCTTTCCCTTCTTGGAGCAATCGGGTTCTGGCCTCTCGTCGTCTTCTTCCCCATACAAATGCACATTAGACAAAGACAAGTAAAGAAACGGACATTGAAGTGGTGCATGCTTCAACTTCTAAGCTTCATGTGTTTCATAGTTACGGTGACTGCTGTAGTTGGTTCAGTTCATGGAATCAGCCAGGATCTCCATAAATACAAAGTTTTCACGTATAGACAATAG
- the LOC107605198 gene encoding amino acid permease 8 isoform X1 has protein sequence MVITRALMEGEVDDDGRAKRTGNSLTATTHIITVVIGAGVLALAYAMAQLGWIAGIATMIAFAVISTFTYNLVADCYRFPDPITGKRNYTYMQAVKAYLGGTMYVFCGLVQYTKLAGITVGYTITSATSLVAIKKAICFHKEGHQAYCKFSNNPFMIGFGTLQIFLSQIPNFHELTWLSTIAAITSFGYAFIASGLSLSVVISGKGQPTSITGTRIGPELSAEDKVWRVFSSLGNIALAANYSTVIYDIMDTLKSDPPENKQMKKANVMGVTAMTILFLLCSGFGYAAFGDHTPGNILTGFYEPFWLVALGNTFVVIHMIGAYQVMAQPFYRIVEMGANMVWPESDFINKEYPTKLGKIRFNFNLFRLIWRTIFVILSTILAMAMPFFNEILSLLGAIGFWPLVVFFPIQMHIRQRQVKKRTLKWCMLQLLSFMCFIVTVTAVVGSVHGISQDLHKYKVFTYRQ, from the exons ATGGTCATCACCAGAGCCCTTATGGAAGGAGAAGTCGACGATGATGGCAGAGCCAAAAGAACCG GGAATTCTTTGACGGCTACCACGCACATAATAACTGTGGTGATTGGGGCTGGGGTTCTGGCTCTAGCGTATGCCATGGCGCAGCTAGGGTGGATAGCTGGTATAGCGACTATGATAGCCTTCGCAGTCATCTCCACTTTCACTTACAATCTTGTAGCAGATTGCTATAGATTTCCAGACCCCATTACTGGCAAGAGAAACTACACTTACATGCAAGCTGTCAAGGCATATTTAG GGGGAACCATGTATGTGTTTTGTGGATTGGTCCAATACACAAAGCTTGCTGGAATCACTGTGGGCTACACAATAACCTCTGCCACAAGCTTAGT AGCCATTAAGAAAGCAATTTGCTTCCACAAAGAGGGACATCAAGCTTATTGCAAGTTTTCTAATAATCCTTTCATGATTGGTTTTGGGACCTTGCAAATCTTCTTGTCCCAAATCCCAAACTTCCATGAACTAACATGGCTTTCAACCATTGCTGCTATAACCTCCTTTGGTTATGCTTTTATTGCAAGTGGGCTTTCCCTCTCGGTTGTCATCTCAG GAAAAGGACAGCCAACTAGTATAACCGGAACAAGAATAGGGCCGGAATTATCTGCAGAAGATAAAGTTTGGAGGGTTTTCAGTTCACTGGGAAACATAGCACTTGCTGCGAATTATTCCACTGTTATTTATGATATAATG GACACATTAAAATCAGATCCGCCAGAAAATAAACAGATGAAAAAAGCTAATGTGATGGGGGTCACAGCAATGACAATACTGTTCTTGCTATGCAGTGGCTTTGGCTATGCTGCTTTTGGTGATCACACACCGGGGAACATCTTAACCGGATTTTATGAACCTTTTTGGTTGGTTGCCCTTGGGAACACGTTTGTCGTGATCCACATGATTGGAGCATACCAG GTGATGGCACAACCATTCTATAGAATAGTTGAAATGGGTGCTAACATGGTATGGCCAGAATCAGATTTCATAAACAAAGAGTATCCAACCAAGTTGGGCAAAATAAGATTCAATTTCAACCTGTTTAGGCTGATTTGGAGAACAATATTTGTGATATTGTCCACAATTCTTGCCATGGCAATGCCATTTTTCAATGAAATTCTTTCCCTTCTTGGAGCAATCGGGTTCTGGCCTCTCGTCGTCTTCTTCCCCATACAAATGCACATTAGACAAAGACAAGTAAAGAAACGGACATTGAAGTGGTGCATGCTTCAACTTCTAAGCTTCATGTGTTTCATAGTTACGGTGACTGCTGTAGTTGGTTCAGTTCATGGAATCAGCCAGGATCTCCATAAATACAAAGTTTTCACGTATAGACAATAG
- the LOC107605197 gene encoding protein cereblon: MDEEERRILLDRERYQIEQIRQLDLEELQIEEVDDILESSDEDTDPTGRGFGGATFDGEFTYNTCVVSLHSYLGEVEDARHRTAFYDGGAVLNTPLFCLEGVVLFPGATLPLRVTEANLVAAIGRALRQVDVPYTIGVIRVHRDTANYRMKAASVGTTAEIRQYGRLEDGSLNLVTRGQQRFHLKRHWIDAEGVPNGEIQIIEEDMPSRMPRDAFGKLAPLSNIPHSCVVSRFLPSKYSHLGVCGSKVGVNDSETNSEDSFESELSPMDRRMHHSIIGSGYDHDLMDESASSGDDKFLYESDQEIRSNQNDSDSLRLLLSNYGKDAEIQDSRIGHCSTSGKQSSIREQLRCRKTIDVCSSHKMSRAFWPHWVYRMFDSYWLAQRASDMWKQIVGAPSVDGLVKTPDVLSFYIASKIPVSESTRQELLDIDGIPYRLRREIELLESIDLVRCKICQALIAKRSDMLVMSSEGPLGAYVNSNGFVHEIMTLSKSKGLALMGPPVTEYSWFPGYAWTIANCGTCEIHMGWLFTATNRKLKPRSFWGIRSCQVAEEMR, from the exons AtggatgaagaagagagaagaatccTCCTCGACAGGGAAAGGTACCAGATCGAACAGATTCGCCAGCTCGATCTTGAGGAGTTGCAGATCGAGGAGGTTGATGATATTCTCGAATCTTCCGATGAAGACACTGACCCTAC TGGTCGCGGATTTGGCGGCGCAACCTTCGATGGCGAGTTCACTTACAATACCTGTGTAGTATCCTTACATTCATATTTGGGTG AGGTTGAAGACGCACGCCATAGGACAGCTTTCTATGATGGTGGTGCTGTATTGAACACTCCGCTTTTCTGTCTAGAAG GTGTCGTACTCTTTCCTGGGGCTACCCTTCCCTTGAGAGTGACTGAAGCAAATCTTGTGGCTGCTATTGGGAGAGCTTTGCGTCAGGTTGATGTTCCTTACACTATTGGTGTG ATTCGAGTTCACAGGGATACTGCAAATTATAGGATGAAAGCCGCAAGTGTTGGAACGACTGCAGAG ATTCGACAATATGGACGCCTGGAGGATGGTTCATTGAATTTGGTCACCCGTGGACAGCAACGCTTTCATCTGAAAAGACATTGGATTGATGCAGAAGGAGTG CCTAATGGAGAGATACAGATTATTGAGGAAGACATGCCGTCGAGAATGCCACGGGATGCTTTTGGGAAGTTAGCACCTTTGAGTAATATACCACATAGTTGTGTCGTCTCACGTTTTCTACCCTCAAAGTATTCTCACCTAGGAGTGTGTGGATCTAAAGTTGGGGTAAATGATTCGGAAACAAATTCAGAAGATAGCTTTGAGAGTGAGCTTTCGCCAATGGATAGGAGAATGCACCATTCAATCATTGGCTCTGGCTATGACCATGACTTGATGGATGAATCAGCAAGCAGTGGTGATGATAAATTCTTGTATGAGTCTGATCAGGAAATTAGGTCTAACCAAAATGATTCTGACTCCTTGAGATTGTTGCTCTCTAACTATGGAAAAGATGCTGAAATTCAAGATTCAAGAATTGGGCATTGTTCTACTTCGGGAAAGCAGTCTTCCATAAGGGAACAGCTTAGGTGCCGTAAAACTATCGATGTCTGCTCGTCACATAAAATGTCAAGAGCATTCTGGCCTCATTGGGTATATCGTATGTTTGACTCATATTGGCTTGCACAAAGAGCTTCAG ATATGTGGAAGCAAATAGTTGGGGCGCCAAGCGTGGATGGTCTTGTCAAAACGCCTGATGTTTTATCATTTTATATTGCCAGTAAAATACCTGTTTCTGAATCTACAAGACAGGAGCTTTTGGATATTGATGGCATTCCATACCGACTGCGCAGGGAAATTGAATTACTAGAGAGTATTGATCTTGTTCGGTGTAAGATCTGTCAG GCTCTAATTGCAAAGCGAAGTGATATGTTAGTGATGTCTAGTGAGGGTCCTCTTGGTGCGTATGTAAATTCAAATGGTTTTGTGCATGAGATAATGACTCTATCGAAGTCAAAAGGCTTAGCCCTCATGGGGCCACCAGTTACAGAATATAGTTGGTTTCCCGG GTATGCATGGACAATCGCAAACTGTGGTACATGTGAAATTCATATGGGGTGGCTTTTTACAGCCACCAACAGAAAACTGAAGCCCAGGTCATTTTGGGGGATACGTAGCTGTCAAGTTGCAGAAGAAATGCGCTAA
- the LOC107648465 gene encoding lachrymatory-factor synthase, which translates to MEVESAVKWKGETSTKLEKAKAEQAWALVKDFFNLHKWYPTLPTCYGVHGTNGEPGCIRYCAGSGIPSSDGSGSESVSWSKERLVAVDDADRSIKYEIVESNIGFKSYEATMRVVEESDGGCVIQWCFSVEPVQGWVFQDLLMKYRDGLKLMAAKIDDEIASQVIRQS; encoded by the coding sequence ATGGAGGTAGAGAGTGCTGTAAAATGGAAAGGGGAAACCTCAACGAAACTAGAAAAAGCAAAAGCAGAACAAGCGTGGGCACTAGTGAAGGACTTCTTCAACCTGCACAAATGGTACCCCACACTTCCCACGTGCTATGGTGTCCACGGAACCAACGGTGAGCCCGGCTGCATACGATACTGCGCCGGCTCCGGCATCCCATCATCAGACGGTTCTGGATCTGAGAGCGTGAGCTGGTCAAAGGAGAGGCTGGTGGCCGTCGATGATGCCGACCGGAGTATCAAGTACGAGATAGTGGAAAGCAACATCGGATTCAAGTCGTACGAGGCCACCATGAGGGTCGTTGAAGAAAGTGACGGTGGCTGTGTCATTCAATGGTGTTTTAGCGTCGAACCTGTTCAAGGTTGGGTGTTTCAGGATCTGCTCATGAAGTACCGTGACGGCCTCAAGCTTATGGCTGCAAAAATCGACGATGAGATTGCTAGCCAGGTCATCCGTCAATCGTAG